The genomic stretch ATGCCAAGTTTGATTTACTTGGACATTAGGTTCAACTTTTTCTCTGGCTTATTACCTCAAGAGCTTTTCGACAAGAATCTCGATGCGATATTCGTCAACAACAATCAATTCGAAGGCGAAATTCCTTCGAATTTAGGTAACTCGCCTGCTTCTGTGATTAACTTGGCTAACAATAAGTTGAGTGGAAATATTCCAGCTAGTTTTGGTTTTATGGGATCAAAGATAAAAGAGATTCTATTTCTGAATAATCAGTTAACCGGTTGTATACCAGAAGGAGTTGGACTTTTCACTGAAATGGAAGTTCTTGATGCGAGTTTCAATTCGCTTACGGGTCATTTGCCGGATACATTGTCTTGCTTACAGAATATAGAAGTGCTTAATTTGGCGCATAATCAGCTTTCTGGAGAGTTATCTGATATAGTATGTTCGCTGCGAAGTTTGGCTAATTTAACTGTTGCGTATAATTTCTTTTCTGGGTTTAGTCAACAATGTTCTAAGCTGCCTTTTAGGAATGTTGGTTTCGATTTTTCGCTTAATTGTATTCCTGGGAGGGATATGCAGAGACCACATCCTGAGTGTTCTATCATCCCAGGTGGTAGCTTAAGTTGTTTCAGAATTCCAACACCAAAGCCTCTTATTTGTGGTTCTATGTTTGTAAGTGATTCTGAGAACACTGATTCTACCTCGGAATCACCTTCGCAAACACAATCTCCTTAATTACGATCCTTAAATGTGTCTGGTCTGGTGTCACTATAGTCTCTGAATGTATTGAAATCGCAACATTTCTAGGACTAAACTCACTAAGAAAGAGACATTCCggaatatttttgtaattttgataCATTCGGATATTATTATAGTTGTAACAATAGACACATTTAAGGATCAAAATAATGATTTCTGGGATAGTTGTAGTATAGTTAGTTACAAGTTGTTATTGGATTTTTCTATTAATGACACTTTTAATCTAAATTCTTAATAGATTCATATTTTTTGGGTAACTATATTTGGTTTGTATGGATAAAGACATGCAACTTGTGAAAGATCTATTTTGTGTTCTTGGATTGGACCTAATAAAagatatataatttatgtttcaCGTGACATGTTTGATAGTTATTAATTTCATATCACGGGTTCTTATACCTTTCAACAACTTCATTCCATGCAATTTGACAAAGGGgttcttttttgttgttgcttTCTGAACAATGAAATGAAACTTGTAGCACTGTAATGCTTTAGGTTACATATccaagatcacaatcttgcccATTTTGCTGTAAGAACTTCAATTACATGAATTTGATTTGGATTAGACTATCTAAATCTCGAATGTTCAAATTGCAATGCAGATTTTGAAATCTGAAATACAGAGTTTGAAATTTGAActgattgatcagacaaatcagATGGGGTTGATCTCGTGCAATCGTAAAAAATGAATACAAAATGGAGAAGCCATATTTGTACTACGGAATAAAATACATTGGATTTGGTAGTTTAAAAGACCGCGACGCGACTGAATAACCCCATAAATCACTCCATTGATCACCAGAGCTTCCATGGATTCTGTATCCTTCATTCACCAACTCTTCTCTCTTCTCAGACTTGAAATTAGTTGCTGATTTCCTTTGATCAAAAGGGCCTCTGTTTCATtaacaaataattttatattaagttTAACAAAACACATCCAAATCGGAACCATGTCCATGATACCGAAAGAGTTTTAACTGCGAgcttcaaaatttgaactcttaAAACCAATTGAATCACAAATTACTAATATTTGCCTAAGAACGAGCAATCGATATGTACCTTAAGATGAGTCTCTCCCAATTTCTGTAACCTGCAAACAGAAGGTTAGCCTCTGTGACATTCCTTTGAAACTCACTCCTACCGGTCAATAGAAATATCTTGAAGCCCAATTCTTGTAGCTTTCTAAACAAACTCAAACTGGAAGGTAATGCCGGGGCATCAGCCAACTTCACCCAATCATTGAAGGAAGTCTCATTGAAGATTTCTGACCTATAGCccaatcaaacaccaaaatgtgaaacaaaatacACCCATGATGAACTCACCAAGAAATATAATCATATAAACAAACTCCTTAA from Vicia villosa cultivar HV-30 ecotype Madison, WI linkage group LG4, Vvil1.0, whole genome shotgun sequence encodes the following:
- the LOC131594273 gene encoding leucine-rich repeat extensin-like protein 6, with protein sequence MKNQTTLFLSFLILHFATSKAGFSVGGSVGVGVGVGSGVVWVGGGANSNQNQNPKAYESPISKKDSAFSALQAWKSAITDDPLKILESWVGSNVCSYKGIFCANPENGNAAEESDSLVVAGIDLNHANLQGTLVKELSLLTDVSILHLNSNRFSGTVPETFKDLVFLQEFDISNNHFSGSFPSVTLYMPSLIYLDIRFNFFSGLLPQELFDKNLDAIFVNNNQFEGEIPSNLGNSPASVINLANNKLSGNIPASFGFMGSKIKEILFLNNQLTGCIPEGVGLFTEMEVLDASFNSLTGHLPDTLSCLQNIEVLNLAHNQLSGELSDIVCSLRSLANLTVAYNFFSGFSQQCSKLPFRNVGFDFSLNCIPGRDMQRPHPECSIIPGGSLSCFRIPTPKPLICGSMFVSDSENTDSTSESPSQTQSP
- the LOC131594275 gene encoding acid phosphatase 1, producing the protein MDSVAQLTFILFLSLISHISSETIIRLPSENEISGEYCDSWRLAVETNNVGAWNQIPANCVDSVAEYMVGERYKRDCEVVGKFSSEFAKRVALAGDGRDAWVFDIDETLLSNVPYYKAVGFGSEIFNETSFNDWVKLADAPALPSSLSLFRKLQELGFKIFLLTGRSEFQRNVTEANLLFAGYRNWERLILRGPFDQRKSATNFKSEKREELVNEGYRIHGSSGDQWSDLWGYSVASRSFKLPNPMYFIP